One window of the Allorhizobium ampelinum S4 genome contains the following:
- a CDS encoding DUF4167 domain-containing protein produces the protein MRPGQQNKRSRGRSSGGSNNNNGNNFNRKGSNPLTRTYDSSGPDVKIRGTAQHIAEKYMALARDSHSSGDRVMAENYLQHAEHYNRIIAAAQAQMQERVHRDDRDYNDRDGSDMDGDEGDNGLDRGYQPQPEMPVQQPRIQQERVQPERAQQERPERTERQDRPERAERAERPERAERPDRRDRTHQDRRPQPIAQPQPELDIAGSGPQPVIEKTPVEAEFAAEESAQQASAKSDRPQTRRRTPAARPRRPRRTAEEIAAEANGEASAEGKPPAKGRDKANNGDAPALADIVSE, from the coding sequence ATGAGGCCAGGACAGCAAAACAAGCGCAGTCGGGGGCGTAGCAGTGGCGGCAGCAATAATAACAACGGCAACAATTTCAACCGCAAGGGCTCCAACCCGCTGACCCGCACCTATGACAGTTCGGGTCCTGACGTGAAGATCCGCGGCACGGCGCAGCATATCGCTGAAAAATACATGGCGCTGGCGCGCGATTCGCATAGTTCAGGCGACCGGGTCATGGCCGAGAACTATTTGCAGCATGCCGAACATTATAACCGCATCATTGCCGCCGCCCAGGCGCAGATGCAGGAGCGCGTCCATCGCGACGACCGCGATTATAATGACCGCGACGGTTCCGACATGGATGGCGACGAGGGCGATAACGGTCTGGACCGTGGCTACCAGCCGCAGCCTGAGATGCCGGTTCAGCAGCCCCGCATTCAGCAGGAACGGGTTCAGCCAGAGCGCGCCCAGCAGGAGCGCCCAGAGCGCACCGAACGGCAGGACCGTCCAGAACGGGCCGAGCGTGCGGAGCGCCCAGAACGGGCCGAGCGTCCTGATCGCCGCGATCGCACGCATCAGGATCGCCGGCCGCAGCCGATTGCCCAGCCGCAGCCTGAGCTGGACATTGCTGGAAGCGGACCGCAGCCGGTGATTGAGAAGACCCCGGTCGAAGCTGAATTTGCCGCTGAGGAAAGCGCACAGCAGGCCAGCGCGAAGTCGGATCGGCCCCAGACCCGCCGCCGCACGCCTGCTGCCCGTCCGCGCCGTCCGCGCCGCACAGCTGAAGAGATTGCGGCCGAAGCGAATGGTGAGGCGAGTGCCGAAGGCAAGCCACCGGCCAAGGGTCGCGACAAGGCCAATAATGGCGATGCTCCGGCTCTTGCCGATATCGTTTCGGAATAA
- the prmC gene encoding peptide chain release factor N(5)-glutamine methyltransferase, which yields MTGAPVTLKQAITAARLRFAQAGIADAPRDARTLIAGLLGLTSTDLIVQDNRVLSAEETSLIETAVERRLLFEPVHRILGRRAFYGLELALSPATLEPRPDTEILIERVLPHLHAMVAKNGSVRLLDMGTGTGAIALALLQECPGTTALATDISAEALAMARQNAAANSLSDRFETLQSHWYEALSGRFDIILSNPPYIVSDVIKDLAPDVRLYDPAVALDGGDDGLDAYRAIAAGAADFLKPGGLVGVEIGYDQAMAVTQLFANNSFVLVESAKDHGDNDRILLFAQTGPQL from the coding sequence ATGACAGGCGCACCGGTGACGCTGAAGCAGGCGATCACTGCCGCTCGTCTTCGGTTTGCGCAAGCGGGTATCGCCGATGCGCCACGCGATGCGCGGACCTTGATCGCCGGTCTTCTTGGACTGACGTCGACCGATCTTATCGTGCAGGACAACCGGGTTTTGAGCGCCGAGGAGACGAGCCTGATCGAGACGGCAGTCGAGCGACGTCTGTTGTTTGAGCCTGTCCATCGGATTTTGGGACGGCGGGCCTTTTACGGTCTGGAACTGGCCCTGTCGCCAGCGACATTGGAACCGCGACCCGATACGGAAATCCTGATTGAGCGTGTTTTGCCGCATCTTCATGCCATGGTGGCGAAGAATGGCAGCGTGCGCCTGCTGGATATGGGGACGGGCACCGGGGCAATTGCCCTGGCGCTTTTGCAGGAATGTCCGGGTACTACAGCATTGGCGACCGATATTTCCGCCGAAGCGTTGGCCATGGCGCGGCAGAACGCCGCAGCCAACTCACTTTCCGACCGGTTCGAGACGCTGCAAAGCCATTGGTACGAGGCGTTATCGGGCCGTTTTGACATCATTCTGTCGAATCCGCCCTATATTGTCAGCGATGTGATTAAAGATCTGGCCCCTGACGTTCGGCTTTATGATCCTGCCGTAGCACTTGACGGTGGCGACGATGGGCTGGATGCTTACCGTGCAATTGCCGCTGGCGCCGCCGATTTTCTGAAACCGGGCGGTCTGGTTGGGGTGGAAATCGGTTACGATCAGGCGATGGCGGTGACGCAACTTTTCGCAAACAATAGCTTCGTTCTTGTGGAAAGCGCAAAGGATCACGGTGATAATGATCGGATTCTGTTGTTTGCTCAGACCGGACCGCAACTATAG